From Frateuria aurantia DSM 6220, one genomic window encodes:
- a CDS encoding AEC family transporter: MNPALLITAIAPVLLLLAMGFAAGKTRHFDPDQNRGFSQFALTYSLPVALFLGMAGFDRHLLLAQGPIILVMVIGYSAFFAAGYGVLRALRQSMIRSTLLAYAVSSTAAPIYGLTVLEPIYGATISSGVVGLAAVVTNLVQVSVVVYMLQAASQASGIAATGLGRSVWNTVRNPLVWAPVLGALLSLDGQPPSPMLTAILHPLAVCAPGIAIFACGLALAAYPLKLGSRTAILGSVVCIVIQPAVFFAGLKLLDLHGPMAQATLVASAMATSTPSALFAQQYGACQTETATIMLLSTLGMTLSIPLAVLVSHAL, encoded by the coding sequence ATGAATCCTGCCCTCCTGATCACGGCCATCGCGCCCGTCCTGCTGCTGCTGGCCATGGGCTTCGCGGCCGGCAAGACCCGCCACTTCGATCCCGACCAGAACCGCGGGTTCAGCCAGTTCGCCCTGACCTACTCCCTGCCCGTCGCCCTGTTTCTGGGCATGGCCGGCTTCGATCGTCATCTGCTGCTGGCCCAGGGTCCCATCATTCTGGTGATGGTGATCGGTTACTCCGCCTTCTTTGCCGCTGGCTACGGAGTACTGCGCGCCCTGCGTCAAAGCATGATCCGGTCCACCCTACTGGCCTATGCCGTCAGCTCCACGGCTGCGCCGATCTATGGTCTGACGGTGCTTGAACCCATTTATGGAGCGACCATCAGCAGTGGTGTGGTCGGCCTGGCTGCCGTCGTCACCAATCTGGTCCAGGTCTCGGTCGTCGTCTACATGCTGCAAGCCGCCAGCCAGGCTTCCGGTATCGCGGCCACCGGACTGGGCCGATCAGTGTGGAACACGGTTCGCAATCCGCTGGTCTGGGCCCCGGTGCTGGGTGCCTTGCTGTCGCTGGACGGACAGCCGCCGTCGCCGATGCTCACCGCCATCCTCCATCCCCTGGCAGTCTGTGCACCAGGCATCGCCATTTTTGCCTGCGGTCTGGCGCTGGCGGCCTATCCGCTGAAACTGGGTTCGCGCACCGCCATCCTGGGCTCGGTGGTCTGCATCGTGATCCAGCCCGCCGTCTTTTTCGCCGGACTGAAGCTGCTTGACCTGCACGGACCGATGGCACAGGCCACCCTGGTCGCCAGCGCCATGGCCACTTCGACCCCTTCGGCGCTGTTTGCCCAGCAGTACGGGGCGTGTCAGACCGAAACGGCGACCATCATGCTGCTCAGCACACTGGGCATGACGCTTTCCATTCCGCTGGCAGTGCTCGTCAGCCACGCATTGTAG
- a CDS encoding DUF2076 family protein: MKKILFALALSASLTGVAMAEADVSPAMVKQALASGDYHQAEQELNQVVAQHPDSAKAHYVLAQVLAKEGNLQGARQQLAQAAQIDPAIHFTSQERYNAFRTELGQAMGELSGHRAASVTSYSQPATATARPAGEGHGFGLIIGLVILLAVIALIWRAFNRSSQNRATIPPQNFNNGGFGNNNYGYGQPPQPPPYGPQSGAGGGRSVMGQVASTAAGVAGGMLAADAIEGMLHHGGEANAATPPAFGGNGNFDNDPLRNIGNSNVDMGNDDSSWGGGDSSFDDDNNSW; this comes from the coding sequence ATGAAAAAAATCCTGTTTGCTCTGGCGCTGAGCGCCTCCCTGACCGGCGTGGCCATGGCCGAAGCCGATGTCAGTCCCGCGATGGTGAAGCAGGCGCTCGCCTCCGGTGACTATCATCAGGCCGAGCAGGAACTGAACCAGGTCGTCGCCCAGCATCCCGACAGTGCCAAGGCGCATTATGTGCTGGCCCAGGTGCTGGCCAAGGAAGGCAATCTCCAGGGGGCCCGCCAGCAGCTGGCGCAGGCTGCCCAGATCGATCCGGCCATCCACTTCACCAGCCAGGAGCGTTACAACGCCTTCCGGACCGAACTGGGACAAGCCATGGGTGAACTCAGCGGCCATCGTGCCGCCAGCGTCACCAGCTACAGCCAGCCGGCAACCGCCACCGCGCGTCCTGCCGGGGAGGGCCATGGTTTCGGCCTGATCATCGGACTGGTGATCCTGCTGGCCGTGATCGCCCTGATCTGGCGCGCCTTCAACCGGTCCAGCCAGAACCGGGCCACCATTCCGCCCCAGAATTTCAACAACGGCGGTTTCGGCAACAACAACTACGGTTACGGCCAGCCGCCGCAGCCGCCTCCGTACGGTCCCCAGAGCGGTGCCGGCGGTGGTCGCTCGGTGATGGGTCAGGTGGCCAGCACCGCGGCCGGCGTCGCCGGCGGCATGCTGGCGGCCGATGCCATCGAGGGCATGCTGCACCATGGCGGCGAAGCCAATGCCGCCACGCCACCGGCCTTCGGCGGCAACGGCAATTTCGACAATGATCCCTTGCGCAATATCGGCAATTCCAATGTCGACATGGGCAATGACGACAGCAGCTGGGGTGGCGGCGACTCGTCCTTCGACGACGACAACAACAGCTGGTGA